A portion of the Mycobacterium paraseoulense genome contains these proteins:
- a CDS encoding acyl-CoA dehydrogenase family protein, giving the protein MDFDYTPEQEQLRKDYRTRLEAVMTPERRAAVAHLMEGGAAIAECRRALGEAGLLGVAWPVEFGGGGLTALEQYIFSEEARRVNAPLPMITLNTVGPTLIQYGTEEQKAKFLPAILKGTVEFAIGYSEPGAGSDLASLRTTAVRDGDEFVINGSKMFTSGAEFADYIWLAARTDPNAKKHKGITLFIVPTDSPGFSWKPLRTMPGVSTYYTFYDDVRVPESAIVLGVNQGWTLVTNQLNLERAALGNLGALEPLFNKTLKWASTTPLDDGMVIDKPWAQQALARVEAQVAAYRLLNLRVNSTMSAGALGMGEASAAKVFGTELTQQVARELLEVVGQAGTRKDSAAPLKGELESAYRMAVINTFGGGANELQRDIIAMAGLGMPRAPRDMRAGAS; this is encoded by the coding sequence ATGGACTTCGACTACACACCCGAACAGGAACAGCTTCGGAAGGACTACCGGACCCGCCTCGAAGCGGTGATGACGCCGGAGCGCCGAGCCGCCGTCGCCCACCTGATGGAGGGAGGCGCCGCGATCGCCGAATGCAGGCGCGCGCTCGGTGAGGCCGGGCTGCTCGGCGTCGCCTGGCCGGTGGAATTCGGGGGCGGCGGCCTGACCGCGCTGGAGCAGTACATCTTCTCGGAAGAGGCCCGCAGGGTCAACGCCCCGCTGCCGATGATCACCCTCAACACCGTGGGGCCCACACTGATTCAGTACGGCACCGAGGAGCAGAAAGCCAAGTTTCTGCCCGCCATCCTCAAGGGCACCGTTGAATTTGCGATCGGCTACTCGGAGCCCGGGGCCGGCAGCGATCTCGCGTCGCTGCGCACCACGGCGGTGCGCGACGGCGACGAGTTCGTCATCAACGGCTCGAAAATGTTCACCAGCGGCGCCGAGTTCGCCGACTACATCTGGCTGGCCGCACGTACCGACCCGAACGCGAAGAAGCACAAGGGGATAACCCTTTTCATCGTGCCGACCGACTCGCCGGGGTTTTCCTGGAAGCCGTTGCGCACCATGCCGGGTGTGTCCACGTATTACACCTTCTACGACGACGTCCGGGTGCCCGAGAGCGCCATCGTGCTCGGCGTGAACCAGGGCTGGACGTTGGTGACCAACCAGCTGAATCTGGAACGCGCCGCGCTCGGCAACCTCGGCGCCCTGGAACCGCTGTTCAACAAGACGCTCAAATGGGCGTCGACGACGCCGCTGGACGACGGCATGGTCATCGACAAGCCCTGGGCTCAGCAGGCGCTGGCCCGCGTGGAAGCGCAGGTCGCGGCCTACCGGCTGCTCAATTTGCGCGTGAACTCGACGATGAGCGCTGGCGCACTCGGCATGGGCGAGGCTTCCGCGGCAAAGGTGTTCGGCACGGAGCTCACGCAGCAGGTTGCCCGCGAACTGCTCGAGGTTGTCGGCCAGGCCGGTACGCGTAAGGACTCGGCGGCTCCACTCAAGGGCGAGTTGGAGAGCGCATATCGCATGGCGGTCATCAACACATTCGGCGGCGGTGCCAACGAGCTTCAACGCGACATCATCGCCATGGCAGGTCTGGGGATGCCGCGCGCGCCGCGCGACATGCGGGCCGGCGCATCCTGA
- a CDS encoding amidohydrolase family protein yields the protein MSSRSLPYPVFDIDNHMYETTDALTKYLPKEHRGKVGYVEVNGRPKLVVKDRISHMIPNPTFARVARPGSAEDYFLGNNPEGLNFREFIGEAMDVIPAYQAPAPRLELMDELGLDQCVMYPTLASLIEERTTDDVVLTHAIIHALNEWMHEHWTFNYHDRIFATPVICLPIVDEAIRELHWCLERGMKTFLVRPAPVPSRFGGSRSMGLPEFDPFWEEVVNAGMPVTMHASDSGYQKHLMEWEGGDEYLSFAPSALREVVMGHRAIEDTLAAMICHGALSRFPDLKIFCVENGSGWVRNLLEQLNTAYKIMPKEFDEHPVEVFKRNIYIHPFLEDDIKGIVDIMGEDHVMFGSDFPHPEGVGDPLSFVDRLDGIPDSAKAKIMGGNAIEHLKVKVAA from the coding sequence ATGTCGTCCCGATCACTGCCGTATCCGGTTTTCGACATCGACAACCACATGTACGAGACGACGGACGCGCTCACGAAATACCTGCCCAAGGAGCACCGCGGGAAGGTCGGTTACGTCGAGGTCAACGGCAGGCCAAAACTGGTTGTCAAGGACCGCATCAGCCACATGATCCCCAACCCGACGTTCGCGCGGGTCGCCAGGCCGGGCAGCGCCGAGGACTACTTCCTCGGCAACAACCCCGAGGGCCTCAACTTTCGCGAGTTCATCGGCGAGGCAATGGATGTCATCCCCGCCTACCAGGCGCCCGCCCCGCGGTTGGAGCTGATGGATGAGCTGGGCCTCGACCAGTGTGTGATGTACCCGACCCTCGCCAGCCTCATCGAGGAGCGCACCACCGACGACGTCGTCCTCACCCACGCGATCATCCACGCGCTCAACGAGTGGATGCACGAGCACTGGACCTTCAACTACCACGATCGGATCTTCGCCACGCCCGTCATCTGCCTGCCGATCGTGGACGAAGCCATCAGGGAACTGCACTGGTGCCTAGAGCGCGGGATGAAGACATTCCTGGTTCGGCCCGCGCCGGTGCCCAGCCGCTTCGGCGGCTCGCGGTCCATGGGGCTGCCCGAGTTCGACCCGTTCTGGGAGGAGGTCGTCAACGCCGGCATGCCGGTCACCATGCACGCCTCGGACAGCGGCTACCAAAAACACCTCATGGAATGGGAGGGGGGCGACGAGTACCTGTCCTTCGCACCGAGCGCCCTGCGCGAGGTCGTGATGGGACATCGGGCCATCGAGGACACCCTGGCCGCGATGATCTGCCACGGCGCGCTCTCGCGCTTCCCGGATCTGAAGATCTTCTGCGTGGAGAACGGCAGCGGCTGGGTGCGCAACCTGCTCGAGCAGCTCAACACGGCGTACAAGATCATGCCGAAGGAGTTCGACGAGCACCCCGTCGAGGTGTTCAAGCGCAACATCTACATCCACCCGTTCCTCGAGGACGACATCAAGGGCATCGTCGACATCATGGGCGAGGACCACGTCATGTTCGGGTCCGACTTCCCGCACCCCGAGGGCGTCGGCGACCCGTTGAGCTTCGTCGACCGGCTGGACGGCATCCCGGACTCGGCCAAGGCGAAGATTATGGGCGGCAACGCGATCGAGCACTTGAAGGTCAAGGTCGCGGCGTGA
- a CDS encoding FAS1-like dehydratase domain-containing protein, producing MTETTKDPLRERLDALIGKPISSGQPVKAPDPVNAAMIRHWAYALDDMNPAYLDPEFAASSRYGGLVSPPVMLQSWTMAPPKLAGIHERGGVPVELKENPLQFLTDAGYTGTVATNSEFELERYPRVGDEITAETVFETISDEKKTAMGHGYFVTWITTYRDQNGEVIGRQRFRTLRFKTGN from the coding sequence GTGACGGAAACAACGAAGGACCCGCTGCGCGAGCGCCTCGATGCGCTCATCGGTAAACCCATCAGTTCCGGACAGCCGGTCAAGGCGCCAGATCCCGTGAACGCGGCAATGATTCGGCATTGGGCGTACGCGCTCGACGATATGAACCCCGCCTATCTGGATCCGGAGTTCGCCGCCTCCTCCCGCTACGGTGGCCTCGTCTCGCCTCCGGTGATGCTGCAGTCGTGGACCATGGCGCCACCCAAGCTCGCAGGCATTCACGAGCGTGGCGGAGTCCCCGTCGAGCTCAAGGAGAATCCGCTGCAGTTTCTCACCGATGCCGGCTACACCGGCACGGTCGCCACCAACTCCGAGTTCGAGCTCGAGCGTTACCCCCGGGTGGGCGACGAGATCACCGCCGAAACGGTTTTCGAGACGATCTCCGACGAGAAGAAGACGGCGATGGGCCACGGCTACTTCGTCACCTGGATCACCACCTATCGCGACCAGAACGGCGAGGTGATCGGCCGCCAGCGGTTCCGCACCCTGCGATTCAAGACGGGAAACTGA
- a CDS encoding aldehyde dehydrogenase family protein: MAGSRSLLEADGHYIGGRWTEPDSGRYDVVNPATETVIGSAPDASVAQVQQAVAAARAAFDAGPWPSAAPTERARCLQQLSDALLARSDEIYALAQAEWGCSANERLIHVEGPAFMVGHAAELATEPAEAPMDAWGAAGTTVLRYEPLGVVAAMTPWNFPHTLNVMKLGAALAAGNTLVLKPSPLTPLAGLALARIIDEDTDIPAGVVNVVTPTSIEASRSLTLDPRVDMVSFTGSSAVGRDVMAGAATTMKRVLLECGGKSASILLPDVEVSDELLDRLLFEGCTMHAGQACILNSRLLVPDAIHDDVVDRLAALARGVVIGDPVDQSVTMGPLISSEHLDRVEGFVKRAEADGATVVVGGARPKDLSKGFYFEPTILTDAPADSHIAQEEVFGPVLTVLRYRDDDDAVAIANNSAYGLGGAVWGRDVDRAVAIARRIRTGQVSINGTIPGDAPFGGFKQSGIGREGGVMGLRAYMEPKAIGIPA; this comes from the coding sequence ATGGCTGGGTCTCGTTCCCTTCTCGAGGCTGACGGGCACTACATCGGCGGGCGGTGGACCGAACCGGACAGCGGGCGCTACGACGTCGTCAACCCCGCTACCGAGACGGTGATCGGATCGGCGCCCGACGCCAGCGTTGCTCAGGTCCAGCAGGCCGTCGCGGCGGCCAGGGCCGCCTTCGATGCGGGCCCGTGGCCATCGGCCGCGCCGACGGAACGCGCCCGATGCCTGCAACAGCTCAGCGATGCGCTGCTGGCCAGAAGCGATGAGATCTACGCCCTCGCGCAAGCCGAGTGGGGATGTTCGGCGAACGAGCGGTTGATTCACGTCGAGGGTCCCGCATTCATGGTCGGTCACGCGGCCGAACTCGCCACGGAACCCGCCGAGGCGCCCATGGATGCGTGGGGCGCCGCGGGCACGACGGTGTTGCGGTACGAGCCGCTCGGTGTGGTAGCGGCCATGACGCCGTGGAACTTCCCGCACACCCTCAACGTCATGAAGCTGGGGGCGGCGTTGGCGGCGGGAAACACGTTGGTGCTCAAGCCGTCGCCGCTGACACCGCTGGCCGGGCTCGCTCTGGCCAGAATCATCGACGAAGACACCGACATCCCGGCAGGTGTCGTCAATGTGGTCACGCCGACCAGCATCGAGGCCAGCAGGAGCCTGACGTTGGATCCTAGGGTCGACATGGTCAGCTTCACCGGGAGTTCGGCCGTCGGTCGCGATGTGATGGCGGGTGCGGCGACCACGATGAAGCGCGTTTTGCTCGAGTGCGGAGGCAAGTCGGCGAGCATCCTGCTGCCGGACGTCGAGGTCAGCGACGAGTTGTTGGATCGGTTGTTGTTCGAAGGATGCACGATGCATGCCGGCCAGGCCTGCATCCTCAACAGCAGGCTGCTGGTGCCCGATGCGATTCACGATGACGTGGTGGACCGGCTGGCCGCGCTCGCCCGGGGGGTCGTGATCGGCGATCCGGTCGATCAGTCGGTCACCATGGGACCGTTGATCAGCAGCGAGCACCTCGACCGCGTAGAGGGGTTCGTCAAGCGGGCTGAGGCCGATGGCGCGACGGTGGTCGTCGGCGGAGCCCGTCCGAAGGATTTGAGCAAGGGATTTTACTTCGAGCCAACGATATTGACTGATGCTCCGGCCGATTCCCATATCGCGCAGGAAGAGGTGTTCGGTCCCGTGCTGACCGTGTTGCGGTATCGCGACGACGACGACGCGGTGGCCATCGCCAACAACTCGGCCTACGGGCTCGGTGGCGCGGTATGGGGGCGCGACGTGGACCGCGCCGTGGCCATCGCCCGGAGGATAAGGACCGGACAGGTGTCGATCAACGGCACGATTCCCGGGGACGCGCCGTTTGGGGGCTTCAAGCAGAGCGGAATCGGTCGGGAGGGCGGCGTGATGGGGCTGCGGGCTTACATGGAGCCCAAGGCCATCGGAATACCCGCGTGA
- a CDS encoding cysteine hydrolase: protein MPQPSLEDLLDPVTTALVTQECQGGVIGPQAGLPLLAEEARREAIPNIARLLDAARAAGVTVVHCLIQRRADGRGSNTNARLFAAGKSFSADLTPGSAGASVLPELGPHDSDLVLTRTHGVGPMCGTDLDSVLRNLGIKTIVGVGVSVNIAITNFVMDAVNRGYQFVLPRDAVSGYPREYADSIIDNTLSLLATVTASSAVIDVWNPAV, encoded by the coding sequence ATGCCGCAACCAAGCCTTGAGGACCTGCTCGATCCGGTGACAACCGCGCTGGTGACCCAAGAGTGTCAGGGCGGGGTGATCGGGCCGCAGGCTGGCCTTCCGCTGCTCGCCGAGGAGGCCCGGCGCGAAGCCATTCCCAACATTGCCAGGCTGCTCGATGCGGCCCGGGCGGCCGGCGTGACGGTCGTGCACTGCCTGATACAGCGGCGCGCCGACGGTCGCGGTTCGAACACGAACGCCCGGTTGTTCGCGGCGGGGAAATCCTTCAGCGCCGACCTGACGCCCGGTAGCGCGGGCGCCTCGGTGCTCCCGGAATTGGGTCCACACGACTCCGACCTCGTGCTCACCCGCACCCACGGCGTCGGCCCGATGTGCGGCACCGATCTGGACTCGGTGCTGCGCAACCTGGGGATCAAAACCATTGTCGGAGTTGGTGTGTCGGTGAATATCGCGATCACCAACTTCGTCATGGATGCGGTCAACCGTGGCTATCAGTTCGTCCTACCGCGGGACGCGGTCAGCGGATACCCGCGCGAGTATGCCGATTCGATCATCGACAACACGCTGTCCCTGCTCGCCACCGTGACCGCGTCGAGCGCGGTCATCGACGTGTGGAATCCAGCGGTGTGA
- a CDS encoding MaoC family dehydratase, translated as MTQAPAGPTVYDGIADFEAHVGEHLGYSDWHRVTQKEIDLFAEATGDHQWIHVDRERAASGPYGRTIAHGYLTLSLVPILVQQIYKVTGLAMQVNYGSDKLRFPGPVPVDSRIRAGAELLKVERNAKGGRATVRVTVEVEGNDRPACVVDTIAAMVDA; from the coding sequence GTGACCCAGGCGCCCGCTGGCCCCACGGTTTACGACGGGATCGCGGACTTCGAGGCTCACGTCGGCGAGCACCTTGGGTACAGCGATTGGCATCGGGTCACGCAGAAGGAGATCGATCTCTTCGCCGAGGCAACCGGTGACCATCAGTGGATCCACGTCGACCGGGAGAGGGCGGCCAGCGGTCCGTATGGCAGGACCATCGCGCACGGTTATCTGACCTTGTCGCTTGTACCCATCCTGGTGCAACAGATCTACAAAGTGACCGGACTAGCGATGCAGGTGAACTACGGCTCCGACAAGCTTCGGTTCCCCGGGCCGGTGCCGGTCGACTCTCGCATCCGGGCGGGGGCCGAACTGCTGAAGGTGGAGCGCAACGCCAAGGGGGGACGGGCCACGGTGCGCGTCACGGTCGAGGTCGAGGGCAACGACCGCCCGGCGTGTGTCGTCGACACGATCGCGGCGATGGTCGACGCCTGA
- a CDS encoding CaiB/BaiF CoA transferase family protein has protein sequence MNLPLAGLRVVELASEIAGPYCTKLLVDLGADVCKLEPPTGDPLRQWGPFPAGRPHPERSGLFAYLNAGKHGITVDLADENRIEAVHGMLSRADVFVEDLPANAPERVQWGLDTETLGRINPDLVVVRISSFGQAGPLCDRVTTPLTLQAAAGWVNVREPGRAPVQAGARIPEYIAGGYAALGALTALRVAAAGTNRPVEVDVSMFESLLSTLPYPMLMAARLKSLGLPTNSKAAPMLGIVRAADGWVGINCLTGQHWLDVCAMVGLPEFGEHQIAIMLGGPEREEFFAKAQPFLDSMTVADLVELSQAMRIPAAPVTEGDTILACPQYAERGFFIEAAADASQFTRPGAPFRFSKTPVPPPLPAPALGRDAQAAWGERGAHRRDGDVPHVALPFDGLKVFDLSTFWAGAYLTCYLGAFGADVVKVESIQRPDGHRYSGSLLREGEDWYERGPLWQGTNLNKRDITLDLNSAAGRELALRLAAEADVVVENFSPRVVEQFGLDYESLAKINPGVIMVRMPGFGLEGPWRDYVGWALNIEQVSGMSAMTGYPDGPPCNLQGPADPIAGVHAGVALLAALEHRRSTGEGQLIEVAQIEVGAAVTAEPVIEYSLTGRVRPREGNRHREYAQGVYPTARTDEWIAISVRDDADWVALLAAIDRDELRDDPRFATAEARRQHHDEFDEVLASWTSRRPAGELVATLVRQRVPAERLLAADEMYDVEQLDARGFYQDLAHPITGRQRFPGWPFQISPGPAHHHRTAAPTLGQHNAEVLGALGLSDAEIAALQEQRVIGQRILNA, from the coding sequence GTGAACCTTCCTCTAGCCGGTCTGCGCGTCGTCGAGCTGGCCTCCGAGATCGCGGGTCCCTACTGCACTAAGTTGCTCGTCGACCTTGGCGCAGACGTGTGCAAACTGGAGCCCCCGACGGGTGACCCGCTGCGCCAATGGGGGCCCTTCCCGGCCGGCCGTCCACATCCCGAGCGCAGTGGGCTATTCGCGTACCTGAACGCCGGAAAGCACGGCATAACGGTTGATCTCGCCGATGAGAACCGCATCGAGGCTGTCCACGGAATGCTCTCCCGGGCGGACGTTTTCGTGGAAGACTTGCCGGCAAATGCACCTGAGCGTGTGCAATGGGGCTTGGACACGGAAACCTTGGGCCGGATCAACCCGGATCTTGTCGTGGTCCGTATCTCGAGCTTCGGTCAAGCGGGGCCGCTGTGTGATCGGGTGACGACTCCGCTGACGCTGCAGGCGGCGGCGGGTTGGGTCAATGTACGTGAACCCGGCCGAGCGCCCGTGCAAGCCGGCGCCCGGATACCGGAGTACATCGCTGGGGGGTACGCGGCGCTCGGCGCGCTGACGGCCCTACGAGTCGCCGCCGCGGGAACCAACCGGCCGGTCGAGGTCGATGTCTCGATGTTCGAGTCGTTGCTGTCGACGCTGCCCTACCCCATGCTGATGGCGGCTCGACTCAAAAGCCTTGGCCTGCCGACCAACTCCAAAGCCGCACCGATGCTGGGAATCGTGCGGGCGGCCGATGGCTGGGTCGGCATCAACTGCCTGACCGGTCAGCACTGGCTGGACGTGTGCGCCATGGTTGGGTTGCCGGAGTTCGGCGAGCATCAAATCGCGATCATGCTCGGTGGGCCCGAGCGCGAAGAGTTCTTTGCCAAGGCGCAGCCGTTTCTCGATTCGATGACCGTCGCCGATCTGGTCGAGCTGAGTCAGGCCATGCGGATACCCGCCGCCCCGGTCACCGAAGGCGACACCATACTCGCCTGTCCGCAGTACGCCGAGCGAGGGTTCTTCATCGAGGCGGCGGCCGACGCATCGCAATTCACCAGACCTGGAGCGCCGTTTCGGTTTTCGAAGACACCGGTCCCGCCACCGTTACCCGCTCCGGCCCTGGGACGGGACGCTCAGGCTGCCTGGGGCGAGCGCGGTGCGCACCGCCGGGATGGCGACGTCCCTCATGTCGCCCTGCCGTTCGACGGTTTGAAGGTCTTCGACCTGAGCACCTTCTGGGCGGGTGCCTACCTGACGTGCTACCTCGGCGCGTTCGGGGCGGACGTGGTGAAGGTCGAATCCATCCAACGCCCCGACGGCCACCGCTACTCCGGCTCGTTACTTCGCGAAGGGGAAGACTGGTACGAACGGGGTCCGCTTTGGCAGGGAACGAATCTCAACAAGCGCGATATCACCCTGGACCTCAACTCCGCCGCCGGCCGCGAGTTGGCCCTGCGGCTGGCCGCCGAGGCCGACGTGGTGGTGGAGAACTTCTCGCCGCGCGTGGTCGAGCAATTCGGGCTCGACTATGAGTCCCTCGCGAAGATCAATCCCGGCGTGATCATGGTGCGAATGCCCGGATTCGGTCTGGAAGGGCCGTGGCGCGACTACGTGGGCTGGGCACTGAACATCGAACAGGTATCCGGGATGTCGGCGATGACCGGTTACCCGGATGGCCCGCCGTGCAACCTGCAGGGCCCCGCCGATCCCATCGCCGGCGTACATGCGGGTGTGGCGTTGCTGGCCGCGCTCGAGCATCGGCGGTCGACGGGTGAGGGCCAGCTCATCGAGGTCGCGCAAATCGAGGTTGGCGCTGCGGTGACGGCCGAACCGGTGATCGAGTACTCGCTGACGGGCAGGGTGCGGCCGCGGGAGGGAAATCGGCACCGCGAATACGCCCAAGGCGTTTATCCGACGGCCCGCACCGACGAGTGGATCGCGATCTCCGTGCGCGACGACGCCGACTGGGTCGCGCTGCTGGCCGCCATCGATCGTGACGAGCTGCGCGATGACCCGAGATTCGCGACTGCGGAAGCTCGCCGGCAACACCACGACGAATTCGACGAGGTGCTCGCGAGTTGGACGAGCAGGCGACCCGCCGGTGAGCTGGTGGCAACGCTTGTCCGACAACGTGTCCCAGCGGAGCGTTTACTTGCAGCCGACGAGATGTATGACGTCGAACAGCTCGATGCGCGCGGTTTCTATCAGGATTTGGCCCACCCGATCACTGGCCGACAGAGGTTTCCGGGCTGGCCATTTCAGATTTCGCCGGGCCCAGCACACCATCACCGGACCGCCGCGCCGACACTGGGTCAGCACAACGCCGAGGTGCTTGGAGCGCTTGGACTGTCCGATGCGGAGATCGCCGCGTTGCAGGAGCAACGCGTCATCGGCCAACGCATTCTCAACGCGTAG
- a CDS encoding cytochrome P450 translates to MRLPTTTVPLHSPDFYAGDPYPAYRELRNTTPVVWNDVTKFWALLKYEDIRYVSGHPLTFSSTKGISIPDPAQPEPVQEGNLIFTDPPRHRQLRKLINSGFTRRQVQLLEPKVREIVHGIVDNIDPAKTQQFAEDIASPLPTRLIAEMLGAPTEDWEKFRTWSDAAVGTADPDIEMDHLVALGELYEYFTKLIAARRSGEISGQNDLLSILAAAEVDGEQLSDADLLNFSFLLLVAGNETTRNLIALGTLALIDHPDQFALLRSNPAELLPCAVEEMLRFTSPVTHMARCATEDVEIRGQQIKAGDTVVMLYGAANRDEEIFGPTSEDFDITRNPNPHIAFGAGEHACLGAQLARLEARVFFEVLLGTYPSIELTGDVTRLRATMTPGVKSMPVRLGTSG, encoded by the coding sequence ATGCGGTTGCCCACAACTACTGTTCCATTGCATTCACCCGACTTCTACGCCGGTGATCCTTACCCGGCCTACCGAGAGCTTCGCAACACCACCCCCGTCGTGTGGAATGACGTCACCAAGTTCTGGGCGCTGTTGAAGTATGAGGACATTCGTTATGTCTCGGGCCACCCGCTGACCTTCTCGTCGACGAAGGGCATCTCGATACCGGATCCCGCCCAACCCGAACCCGTTCAGGAGGGCAACCTGATCTTCACCGATCCCCCGCGCCACCGGCAGCTTCGTAAGCTCATCAACTCCGGCTTCACCCGCCGCCAGGTGCAGCTGCTGGAACCCAAGGTGCGCGAGATCGTGCACGGCATAGTGGACAACATCGACCCGGCGAAGACCCAGCAGTTTGCCGAGGACATCGCGTCACCCCTGCCGACGCGGTTGATCGCGGAGATGCTGGGGGCCCCGACCGAGGACTGGGAAAAGTTTCGGACGTGGTCCGACGCGGCGGTGGGCACCGCCGATCCGGACATCGAGATGGATCACCTCGTCGCGCTCGGTGAGCTCTACGAATATTTCACCAAGCTCATCGCGGCTCGCCGATCCGGTGAGATCAGTGGGCAAAACGACCTGCTGAGCATTTTGGCGGCGGCCGAGGTCGACGGCGAGCAGCTCAGCGACGCGGACCTGCTGAATTTTTCGTTCCTGTTATTGGTCGCCGGCAACGAAACCACCCGCAATCTGATCGCGTTGGGCACGCTGGCGTTGATCGACCATCCCGATCAGTTCGCGCTACTGCGGTCGAACCCGGCGGAATTGTTGCCCTGCGCGGTCGAGGAGATGCTGCGATTCACCAGCCCGGTCACCCACATGGCTCGCTGCGCCACCGAGGACGTCGAGATCCGCGGCCAGCAGATCAAGGCGGGCGACACGGTGGTCATGCTCTACGGCGCCGCCAACCGCGACGAAGAGATCTTCGGCCCTACCAGCGAAGACTTCGACATTACGCGTAACCCGAACCCCCACATCGCATTCGGTGCCGGTGAGCACGCCTGCCTTGGCGCCCAGCTGGCCCGGCTGGAGGCTCGAGTGTTCTTCGAGGTGCTCTTGGGAACGTATCCATCGATCGAACTCACCGGCGACGTGACGCGACTGCGCGCCACCATGACGCCCGGCGTGAAGAGCATGCCGGTACGACTGGGAACGAGCGGCTGA
- a CDS encoding nuclear transport factor 2 family protein: protein MEAWEPEVRESVRQTLADYTAATDRFDLRALAACFGDEGVLEFTGGDGPLTGPSAIEAGLGAAVTKPGQSGRRAPTHVRHHVTSIRFGSVARDRVEVSSYFAVHTDIGLDHWGRYRDVLTPVDGRWLFAHRRISVDAFAAGSLMA, encoded by the coding sequence GTGGAGGCGTGGGAGCCCGAGGTTCGGGAGTCGGTGCGACAGACGTTGGCCGACTACACCGCGGCCACAGACCGATTCGATCTTCGCGCGCTGGCGGCATGCTTCGGCGACGAGGGCGTGCTGGAGTTCACCGGGGGGGACGGGCCGCTGACGGGACCCTCGGCGATCGAGGCGGGCCTGGGCGCCGCTGTGACAAAGCCGGGGCAATCGGGGCGGCGGGCGCCGACTCATGTCCGCCACCACGTCACCAGCATCAGGTTCGGGTCGGTGGCCCGCGACAGGGTCGAGGTCAGCAGTTATTTCGCCGTCCACACCGACATCGGGCTCGACCACTGGGGCCGCTACCGCGACGTACTGACACCCGTCGACGGTCGGTGGCTGTTCGCCCATCGCCGGATCAGCGTGGACGCATTCGCCGCCGGCAGTCTGATGGCCTGA
- a CDS encoding Zn-ribbon domain-containing OB-fold protein encodes MATRLAPSISPDTEFFWSGLRDHKLLIQRCTDCKTLRVPPRPMCGNCQSLNWDSVESTGRGKVYSFVMPQYPPLPFLQYPYVVALIELDEGVRIVSNLCEIEPDTIEVGLPVEVFFENFEAIPSGEELVLHQFRPAR; translated from the coding sequence ATGGCCACCAGACTTGCTCCGTCGATCAGTCCGGACACCGAATTCTTCTGGTCGGGCCTTCGGGACCACAAGCTGCTGATCCAGCGGTGCACGGATTGCAAGACCCTGCGGGTGCCCCCGCGCCCGATGTGCGGGAACTGTCAGTCCCTCAACTGGGATTCCGTCGAATCGACAGGCCGCGGAAAGGTTTACAGCTTTGTCATGCCGCAATATCCTCCGCTGCCGTTCCTCCAATATCCCTACGTGGTCGCCCTGATCGAGCTCGACGAAGGAGTGCGCATCGTGTCGAACCTGTGCGAAATCGAGCCCGACACCATCGAGGTCGGGTTGCCCGTCGAGGTCTTCTTCGAGAATTTCGAAGCCATCCCGAGCGGCGAAGAGCTGGTCTTGCACCAGTTCCGGCCCGCGCGCTGA